A window of Longimicrobium sp. genomic DNA:
GTTCCTGGGCGAGATGTCCGGCGTCGAGAGCATCACCCTGCTGCAGTCGGAGATCCCGGTGCACACGCACCAGTTGAGGGGTTCGGCCGATCCGGGCGACAACACCGTTCCGGGGAACGCGATCTCGCTGGCCACCTCGACGGGCGCGTTCGCCTACGTGACGACGGCGCCCAACAGCGTCATGGCGTTCCAGGGGCTCCCGCCCGCGGGCGGCGGGCTGCCGCACAACAACATGCAGCCCTACCTCACGCTCAACTTCTGCATCGCGCTGCAGGGGATCTTCCCGCAGCGTCCGTAAGCACCGCCGGCGCAGGAATCGCGGAGCGGGGCGGCCCCTGGGCCGCCCCCTTCGCGCCTCCGTGCGCACAGTTTGTCGGAAAGTGGAAGAACCTCTGCACCGTTTACGATCCCACCCATGACCGACCTGTCTCCCGATTCCGTGACGCTCCGGCCCATCACGGATGCAGACCTTCCGTTCCTCCTGCAGCTCTACGGCTCCACGCGCGAGCCGGAGCTGGCGCAGGTGCCGTGGACCCTCGAGCAGAAGGCCGCGTTCGTGCGCCAGCAGTTCGAGGCGCAGCACGCCTGGTGGCAGGAGAACTACGCCGGCGCGCGCTTCGACCTGGTCCTCGTCGGCGGCCGGCCGGCCGGCCGGCTGTACGTGGACGTGTGGGAGCGCGAGGTCCGCATCGTCGACATCGCGCTGGCGCCGGGGCACCGCAACGGCGGGATCGGCACGATGCTGCTGAAGCGCGTGTTCGACGAGGCCGACGCGGCGGGAAAGCCGGTGAGCATCCACGTGGAGGTGTTCAACCCCGCGCGGCGGCTCTACGGCCGCCTGGGCTTCGTGGAGAAGGGAAAGCACGGCGACGTGTACATCCTGATGGAGCGCCCCGTGGGCGGGGGCGAGCCCGCCGTCGCCGCCTGACGCGGGCGGGGCGAGCGCGCCGGGATCACGATCCGCAGGTACCTCGTCCAGTTTCACGCGCAGGATACTCACGAGGCAGCGGAGGCCGCAGGGACGGGCTCTCTGCTGCCTCCATTGCTTCGTGAGTCTTCGCGGCGACCGGCCCGATTTTTGTCAAACCGTAAGTGGATCCTTGCATGTGCGGGGGCCGGAAGGGTGCGCGTGTAGCGTGCGTGCGCACCGCACCCGATGACGCGGCGCCAAGCCTGTTGCGGCTGCGCTGCGTTGGATCGGCGCCACGCAAACGTACGAAGTCGTTGAACGGGCGGCACTTGCGCCCGCCGCCGGGACCCGCGGAAGCGGCACGGGCCCCGGCGTTTCATTTGCAATGCACCACGGGAATACGGACGGGCCGGGTTTCATGGGCTCCCCCCTCTCGCCTTCCTCTCTGATTCCGCCCCGTCCGGCGGTTTCTCTCTTCCTTCCGACAACGGCACCCCGGCCGCGAGGCCGGTCCGCAAAGCCACGGGTCTCTCGCCCCTGTTCGCGGGAGACGGCCGGGCCGCCGAAGAAGGTCTCGCACCGGCGCGCTTGCCGGCCGCTTCGACCTTGCGAGGCATCCTTCCATGAGGCGCACGCTCCTCTGTGCCGCGGCCGCGGCCGTCGTCGTCGTGGCCTGCCGCGACGTGACCCAGCAGAACCCGAAGCAGGCGGCGAAGCCCGCGGCCCCCACGGCCGACGCGTCCGCGGCGGCCAAGGCCGACGAGTCGACCGTGTGCGCGGCGTACCGGCAGCAGCTGGGCGAGGCCCGCACGGCGCTGACGCACTCGCCGCGCGATGCCTCGCTGCGCCAGAACGTGGACACGTACGAAGCGATCATCTCCGACGCCTGTAACTAGCCCCTTCCCCCGTCCCGGGCCACGGTCATGAAAACCCCCAGCCGGGCTGCCGCCTTCCTGGCGGCCGCCCTCCTTGCCCTCGCACTCCCGCGTGCGGCGGCGGCGCAGAAGGCGCTCGTCGTCTGCCCTCCCACCGACGCGGCCGGGTGCGACCGCATCGCCCAGCAGCTGGCGCTGACGACCAGCGGCGGGAACCCGGTGTTCCCCGGCGGCGTCGACAAGCGCTACGACGAGCTGCGCACGATGTCACTGTCGCAGCTGTCGTCGTATTCCGTCGTCTTCGTTCCCTCGCTGGCCAACGCGCCGTACGCGCTGCTGCGCGAGGCGGCGGTGCAGACGCGGCTGCAGCAGGTGCTCACCGGGCGCGTGGCCGTGTGGTCGGGCACGCCCGACCGCGGGGCGATCAGCGGGAGCAGCGCCGGAAAGCTTACCCTCCTGCAGAATCTGGGGCGATGGGCGGCCGGCCAGTGGGGCGACGGCTCGGCGGGACTTGTGGTTCTCCAGGATTTCTCCGATCCCGCTCCCGGGGGCAGCTCGCCGCGGTACGACTGGGTGCTGGGGCTGGCGGGCGTGGCGGTGGGACCCGACGTGGCGGTGAACAGCTACGGGCAGGTGGAGAAGAACACCTCGAACCCGGCGGCCACCCCCATCGTGGGAAGCCTGGCGTACGCGAACATGGCGTCGTTCGGCCTCTCCTCTCCCGCTTCGCCCGGGCTGGTCGGGGCGTGGGGGCAGACGCCGCAGGGGAAGCGGCTGGTGCGCGGGCAGATCGTGCTGGAGAGCTTCACCCGCACCCCGCCGCAGAGCTTCATCATCACCTCCGCGGGTGGGACGCTGACCTTCGCGGCTGGGAAGGTGGTGCTGGTCTTTCCGCCTAACGCGGTGATCGAGGACCGCCGCATCTCGGTGGCCCCGGCCACGGTGTCAGACCCCGGGTACGTGGCGGGAACGGCGTACAGCTTCGGGCCCTCGGGAAGCTTCCTGCTTCCGGTTTCGCTGACGATCTCCTACAACGAGGCGGGGATCCCGACGGGTGCGAGCGAGACGGACCTGGTGATCTGCACCTTCAAGGCGAGTTCGTGGTCGGAGGTGCCCGGATCTTCCGTGAACACAGCCACCAACCAGGTGACCGCGAATATCGACCACTTCACCCGTTACGCCGTGTTCGTGCAGGGGAGCTGCGGCGACGACGGCGGAGGCGGCGGGAAGCCCGTCGGCTCGGTCGTGGTGGCCCCGGCGTCGGCCAGCGTGGCGGCGAAGCAGTCGCAGCTGCTGACGGCGACGGTGCTCGACAAGCAGAACAATCCCATCTCCGGTGCCACGGTGACGTGGAGCAGCACCAACGGCGGCTCCTTCACCACCACGACGGGGACGACGAACGGTAGCGGCCAGGTG
This region includes:
- a CDS encoding tail fiber protein, yielding MSDQFVAEIRIFPFNFPPTGWAFCDGQLMPISQNTALFALLGTTYGGDGKSTFALPDMQGNAPMQPGQGQGLTERFLGEMSGVESITLLQSEIPVHTHQLRGSADPGDNTVPGNAISLATSTGAFAYVTTAPNSVMAFQGLPPAGGGLPHNNMQPYLTLNFCIALQGIFPQRP
- a CDS encoding GNAT family N-acetyltransferase; translation: MTDLSPDSVTLRPITDADLPFLLQLYGSTREPELAQVPWTLEQKAAFVRQQFEAQHAWWQENYAGARFDLVLVGGRPAGRLYVDVWEREVRIVDIALAPGHRNGGIGTMLLKRVFDEADAAGKPVSIHVEVFNPARRLYGRLGFVEKGKHGDVYILMERPVGGGEPAVAA